One part of the Salinimonas iocasae genome encodes these proteins:
- the tolA gene encoding cell envelope integrity protein TolA, with protein MPKKRPSFFRKARWPDDKSALYKSLGIHAAIAAVLLISVSFSPDPLPSPAPSQPVIKATFIDAQAIADQQKAEAEAKAQAEAEAQRKRDAAEAARKAEAERQRRINAERAAKAAKQKKAEEAKRQKELERLAAQKAKKRKEREARERAEAERKRKEAQERAEQERLEREQREAEQAAQRQRRRQQVLSETDRYKAMIQQTIVRNLYNDSAYEGKQCRLNIRLATTGFVTQVQTLSGDPALCRAAEAAVRRPDKLPMSDEPDVYQELKDINLTVEL; from the coding sequence ATGCCCAAGAAAAGACCCTCATTTTTTCGCAAGGCGCGATGGCCTGACGACAAATCAGCGTTGTATAAGTCGCTGGGCATTCATGCAGCTATTGCTGCGGTGTTACTTATCAGCGTCAGTTTCTCACCTGATCCGCTGCCCTCGCCAGCGCCCAGTCAGCCGGTAATTAAAGCGACTTTTATTGACGCGCAGGCTATAGCGGATCAGCAGAAAGCTGAAGCCGAGGCAAAAGCGCAGGCAGAAGCTGAAGCGCAGCGTAAGCGCGATGCCGCCGAGGCTGCTCGTAAGGCGGAAGCTGAACGACAGCGGCGTATCAACGCTGAGCGTGCTGCCAAGGCTGCAAAGCAAAAGAAAGCGGAAGAAGCCAAGCGTCAAAAAGAACTGGAACGTCTAGCCGCGCAAAAGGCCAAAAAACGTAAGGAGCGCGAGGCGCGTGAGCGCGCCGAAGCAGAGCGTAAGCGCAAGGAAGCACAGGAGCGAGCAGAGCAGGAAAGGCTGGAGCGAGAGCAACGCGAGGCGGAGCAGGCCGCGCAGAGACAGCGCCGCCGTCAGCAAGTTCTTTCTGAAACGGATCGATACAAGGCAATGATTCAACAAACCATTGTCAGAAACCTGTACAACGACTCTGCCTACGAAGGAAAACAGTGCAGGCTGAATATTCGATTGGCGACCACAGGCTTTGTAACGCAGGTGCAGACATTAAGTGGTGATCCGGCGCTGTGCCGCGCGGCAGAAGCTGCGGTAAGGCGGCCCGATAAATTACCCATGTCTGATGAACCAGATGTGTACCAGGAACTTAAAGATATAAATTTAACGGTGGAACTGTAG
- the tolR gene encoding protein TolR codes for MYIRKRRRPVSEINVVPYIDVMLVLLIIFMVTAPLISQGVKVDLPKASAQPIEQEDVPPLIASVDVEGKFYLNVGDAQESPLAGDDLAAIVQEQLKQTPNTPVVVKGDGKVAYDKVIELMVLLQNAGVPSVGLMTDPVES; via the coding sequence ATGTATATACGCAAACGCCGCCGGCCGGTGTCGGAAATCAATGTTGTACCCTACATTGATGTCATGCTGGTGTTACTGATTATTTTTATGGTAACCGCGCCGCTGATTTCTCAGGGCGTAAAGGTGGATCTACCTAAGGCAAGTGCACAGCCCATTGAACAGGAAGATGTTCCGCCGCTAATTGCGTCGGTTGATGTTGAAGGTAAATTTTATCTGAATGTTGGCGATGCGCAGGAATCGCCGCTTGCAGGTGACGACTTGGCAGCAATTGTGCAGGAGCAATTGAAACAGACGCCAAATACCCCGGTGGTAGTGAAAGGGGATGGCAAAGTTGCCTACGATAAAGTAATAGAGCTGATGGTCTTGCTGCAAAACGCGGGTGTTCCCTCAGTAGGTTTAATGACTGATCCGGTTGAGTCCTGA
- the tolQ gene encoding protein TolQ: MESDLTFIGLFLQASFVVQLVMLLLMGVSVASWTFIFQRTKALKAAQSEMRQFEDKFWSGADLNRLYQELSARSNLTGMSAIFCAGFKEFVRLRKGNTAVNGIVDGTYRAMRVRMSREVDGLENHLPFLATAGSISPYIGLFGTVWGIMNAFIALGEVQQATLAMVAPGIAEALIATAIGLFAAIPAVIAYNRFSNKVEKMENSYGNFMEEFSAILHRQAIAAQHQQAS; this comes from the coding sequence GTGGAATCTGATTTAACCTTTATTGGTTTGTTTTTGCAGGCCAGCTTTGTTGTTCAGCTGGTTATGTTGTTACTTATGGGCGTTTCGGTCGCTTCCTGGACATTTATATTCCAGCGGACGAAAGCGCTGAAAGCAGCGCAAAGCGAAATGCGCCAGTTCGAAGATAAGTTCTGGTCTGGTGCAGATTTGAATCGTCTGTATCAGGAGCTGTCAGCGCGTTCTAATCTGACTGGTATGTCAGCAATATTCTGTGCTGGCTTCAAAGAGTTTGTCCGATTGCGTAAAGGCAATACCGCCGTTAATGGTATTGTCGATGGTACATACCGTGCGATGCGCGTAAGAATGTCGCGCGAAGTTGATGGGCTCGAAAATCACCTTCCTTTCCTTGCTACAGCGGGTTCCATTAGTCCTTATATCGGCCTGTTTGGCACGGTATGGGGGATCATGAATGCGTTTATTGCGCTGGGTGAGGTACAGCAGGCGACGCTGGCAATGGTCGCGCCCGGTATCGCAGAGGCGCTGATTGCTACCGCTATCGGCCTGTTTGCAGCTATTCCTGCGGTTATTGCTTACAACCGGTTCAGTAACAAGGTTGAGAAAATGGAAAACAGCTACGGCAACTTTATGGAAGAGTTTTCGGCAATTCTGCACCGCCAGGCTATCGCTGCTCAGCATCAGCAAGCCAGCTGA
- the ybgC gene encoding tol-pal system-associated acyl-CoA thioesterase, producing the protein MHNWPIRVYYEDTDAGGIVYYANYLKFFERARTEWLRELGYDQDVLLEQSVAFVVKKVEMNNYAPARFNQLLSINTQIVELKGASLVFHQKIKNESGDLLVDADIRVACVDQVKMKARKIPRTLLGDLSRGI; encoded by the coding sequence ATGCACAATTGGCCGATTAGGGTGTATTACGAAGATACAGACGCAGGCGGCATTGTATATTATGCGAATTATCTGAAGTTTTTCGAACGAGCCCGCACGGAATGGCTGCGGGAGTTGGGGTATGACCAAGATGTGTTATTGGAACAATCCGTGGCATTTGTCGTCAAAAAGGTCGAAATGAATAACTATGCGCCTGCGCGTTTTAATCAATTGTTGAGTATTAATACGCAGATTGTAGAATTGAAAGGCGCTAGTCTGGTGTTTCACCAGAAAATAAAAAATGAAAGCGGCGATCTGTTGGTTGACGCTGATATTAGGGTTGCGTGCGTGGATCAGGTGAAAATGAAAGCCAGAAAAATACCACGCACTTTGTTAGGGGATTTATCGCGTGGAATCTGA
- the ruvB gene encoding Holliday junction branch migration DNA helicase RuvB: MIEADRLIDATTASADEDVIDRAIRPKMLDDYTGQQHVREQMEIFIQAARNREDALDHLLIFGPPGLGKTTLANIVANEMDVSIKTTSGPVLEKAGDLAALLTNLERNDVLFIDEIHRLSPVVEEILYPAMEDYQLDIMIGEGPAARSIKLDLPPFTLIGATTRAGSLTSPLRDRFGIVQRLEFYSVKDLTTIISRSAHYLNLDMDEGGALEVARRSRGTPRIANRLLRRVRDFAQIKADGSVTAEVAASALDMLDVDKEGFDYMDRKLLLAIIEKFDGGPVGLDNLAAAIGEEKETIEDVIEPFLIQQGFLQRTPRGRIVQQRAFLHFGFPIEAP; the protein is encoded by the coding sequence ATGATTGAAGCAGACCGACTAATAGATGCGACTACAGCCAGTGCTGATGAGGATGTTATTGACCGTGCTATCCGGCCGAAAATGCTGGACGACTATACGGGACAGCAGCATGTGCGTGAGCAGATGGAAATTTTTATCCAGGCAGCCAGAAACCGAGAGGACGCGCTAGACCACTTACTGATTTTTGGTCCCCCCGGCCTGGGCAAGACGACGCTGGCCAATATCGTGGCTAACGAAATGGACGTTAGCATCAAAACGACTTCAGGGCCGGTACTGGAAAAAGCCGGTGACTTAGCTGCGCTTCTTACCAACCTGGAGCGAAACGATGTGCTTTTCATTGATGAAATCCATCGTCTGAGCCCTGTTGTTGAAGAGATTCTTTATCCGGCAATGGAAGATTATCAGCTGGATATTATGATTGGTGAAGGCCCTGCAGCACGCTCTATTAAACTCGATTTGCCTCCCTTTACGCTTATTGGTGCCACTACCCGGGCCGGCTCTCTGACATCGCCCCTGCGTGACAGATTTGGTATTGTGCAGCGCCTGGAGTTCTATTCGGTTAAGGATTTAACCACTATTATCAGCCGCAGCGCGCATTATCTGAATCTGGATATGGATGAAGGGGGAGCTTTAGAAGTAGCTCGCCGCTCCAGAGGCACACCGCGAATTGCAAATCGTCTGTTGCGACGTGTACGGGATTTTGCACAAATTAAAGCTGATGGAAGCGTTACCGCTGAGGTAGCGGCCTCGGCGCTTGATATGCTGGATGTAGATAAAGAAGGTTTTGACTACATGGACAGAAAGTTGCTGCTGGCTATCATCGAAAAATTTGATGGAGGACCGGTGGGGCTGGACAATCTTGCTGCCGCAATTGGGGAAGAAAAAGAAACGATTGAGGATGTTATTGAGCCGTTTCTTATCCAACAGGGATTTTTACAGCGAACCCCGCGGGGGCGTATTGTCCAGCAACGTGCATTTTTGCACTTTGGTTTTCCCATAGAAGCGCCCTGA
- the ruvA gene encoding Holliday junction branch migration protein RuvA, with amino-acid sequence MIGQIRGKLLEKQPPEIVVDVAGMGYEIQMPMTSFYQLPAAGEEVTVYTHFVVREDAQLLFGFADKMERGLFRELIKANGVGPKLGLTILSGMSASQFLSAVQHEDVSALVAMPGIGKKTAERLVVELKDRLAKFGKAQDISLPTLPMDESPGQTMVPVNDVREEAASALVSLGYKPAQASKMVAGVYQDEMDSEAVIREALKAAL; translated from the coding sequence ATGATAGGTCAGATCCGCGGTAAATTACTTGAAAAACAACCACCGGAAATTGTAGTCGATGTGGCAGGCATGGGATATGAGATCCAAATGCCGATGACCAGTTTTTATCAGCTACCTGCAGCCGGTGAAGAAGTGACTGTATACACGCATTTTGTGGTGCGCGAAGACGCCCAGCTGCTCTTTGGCTTTGCCGATAAAATGGAGCGCGGATTGTTTCGCGAGCTTATTAAGGCAAACGGTGTAGGACCAAAACTGGGACTGACAATTCTATCGGGCATGTCTGCCAGTCAGTTTTTAAGTGCTGTTCAGCATGAAGACGTCAGCGCGCTGGTGGCGATGCCGGGTATAGGCAAAAAAACCGCGGAACGACTGGTTGTCGAGCTCAAAGATCGTCTTGCCAAGTTTGGCAAAGCACAGGATATATCGCTGCCAACGCTACCGATGGACGAGTCGCCCGGCCAAACGATGGTGCCGGTCAACGATGTCAGAGAAGAAGCCGCCAGCGCACTTGTCTCACTGGGATATAAACCTGCTCAGGCGAGCAAAATGGTAGCAGGGGTTTATCAGGATGAAATGGACAGCGAAGCGGTCATACGTGAAGCATTAAAAGCGGCACTGTAA
- the ruvC gene encoding crossover junction endodeoxyribonuclease RuvC encodes MIILGIDPGSRITGYGLIARKQGKLVYVGSGCIRLKAEQLPERLAQIYTSVSEIIRQYQPQQFAIEQVFMARNPDSALKLGQARGAAIVAATQATLPVAEYSARQIKQAVVGKGSAEKTQVQHMVRHLLDLPGTPQADAADALAVALCHAHSEQSLVKLAGQARKTVRGRLR; translated from the coding sequence ATGATAATACTGGGTATAGATCCAGGTTCCCGCATCACTGGCTACGGATTAATTGCCCGAAAACAGGGTAAGCTGGTTTATGTTGGCAGTGGTTGCATCAGGTTAAAGGCAGAGCAGCTGCCTGAACGTCTGGCACAAATTTATACCAGCGTAAGCGAGATTATTCGTCAGTACCAACCTCAGCAATTTGCCATCGAGCAGGTTTTTATGGCGCGAAATCCGGATTCAGCATTAAAGCTGGGGCAGGCCAGGGGAGCGGCAATCGTGGCGGCAACTCAGGCCACGCTGCCGGTGGCAGAATACTCAGCGCGTCAGATTAAACAAGCCGTGGTGGGGAAAGGAAGCGCGGAAAAAACACAGGTACAGCATATGGTCAGGCACCTGCTGGATTTGCCCGGCACGCCGCAGGCTGATGCGGCAGACGCGCTGGCAGTAGCATTATGTCACGCCCATTCAGAACAGAGTTTAGTTAAGCTGGCGGGGCAGGCCCGTAAAACGGTCCGCGGCCGGCTCCGGTAA
- the nudB gene encoding dihydroneopterin triphosphate diphosphatase: MSLKRPESVLVVLYDFQHRVLVMQRNDDADFWQSVTGTIEAGETALQTAYREVAEETGLQLKPDEQDIVDQQTTNLFKIREKWLHRYPPGTRYNREHVFTAQVNSEAALTLTEHSAYEWLSKADALARLWSPTNVEAVETFVPEAK, from the coding sequence ATGTCGTTGAAACGACCAGAGTCAGTATTAGTGGTGCTGTACGATTTTCAGCACCGCGTGCTTGTTATGCAACGTAACGATGATGCTGATTTCTGGCAGTCGGTCACCGGCACAATAGAGGCCGGTGAAACCGCTTTGCAAACTGCGTATCGTGAGGTGGCCGAAGAAACCGGGCTGCAACTAAAGCCAGATGAGCAGGATATTGTGGATCAACAGACCACCAACCTATTTAAGATCCGCGAAAAATGGCTGCACCGCTACCCGCCGGGTACACGTTATAACCGGGAGCACGTTTTCACTGCTCAGGTAAACAGCGAAGCAGCATTAACTCTCACCGAACATTCAGCGTACGAGTGGCTTTCCAAGGCTGATGCATTAGCGCGACTGTGGTCGCCAACCAATGTTGAGGCAGTTGAGACATTTGTACCGGAAGCAAAATAA
- the aspS gene encoding aspartate--tRNA ligase: protein MRTDYCGNIDSSYVGQEVTLCGWVNKRRDLGGLIFIDLRDREGIVQVVFDPDLPEVLEEANKLRSEFCVKLTGKVRARPEGQINDAMRTGAIEILGTGLEIFSKSAVLPLDWNQENSEEQRLRYRYLDLRRPLMSQRLKFRAQVTAAVRRYLEDDGFLDIETPILTKATPEGARDYLVPSRTHKGEFFALPQSPQLFKQLLMMSGMDRYYQIVKCFRDEDLRADRQPEFTQIDLETTFLDANGVMKITEGMIRDLFMKMLDVDLGDFPRMTYAEAMQRYGSDKPDLRNPLELVDVADLLKTVEFKVFSGPANDDKGRVAVIRVPGGASMSRKQIDEYTKFAGIYGAKGLAWIKINEKAQGQEGLQSPILKFLSEDITDAIIARTGAEQGDILLFGADSATVVTEAMGALRLKLGEDFELLEGEWKPLWVVDFPMFEEADGQMHALHHPFTAPRGVDAQELIDNPSEALSDAYDMVLNGVELGGGSVRIHDQQMQQAVFTVLGIDEEEAQNKFGFLLEALQFGAPPHAGLAFGLDRLVMLMTGATSIRDVMAFPKTTTAACPLTDAPSAANPQQLADLAIDVVKKSTD from the coding sequence ATGCGCACAGATTACTGTGGGAACATCGATTCATCTTATGTAGGACAAGAAGTCACTCTTTGCGGGTGGGTGAATAAGCGCCGCGATTTAGGCGGCCTGATTTTTATCGATCTGCGTGATCGTGAAGGTATCGTTCAGGTGGTCTTCGACCCGGATTTACCTGAAGTACTCGAAGAAGCGAATAAACTGCGCAGTGAGTTCTGTGTAAAGCTGACCGGTAAGGTTCGTGCACGTCCTGAAGGGCAAATTAACGATGCCATGCGCACGGGGGCTATCGAAATTCTTGGTACGGGGCTGGAAATATTCAGCAAGTCAGCAGTGCTGCCGCTGGACTGGAATCAGGAAAACTCTGAAGAACAGCGACTACGTTATCGCTATCTCGATCTGCGTCGCCCGCTTATGAGCCAGCGTCTTAAATTCCGTGCTCAGGTGACAGCCGCAGTACGTCGCTATTTAGAAGACGACGGCTTTTTGGATATTGAAACGCCCATTCTGACTAAAGCAACCCCTGAAGGTGCGCGGGATTATCTGGTTCCAAGCCGCACGCACAAAGGCGAATTCTTTGCTCTGCCTCAGTCTCCGCAGCTATTTAAGCAGTTGCTGATGATGTCAGGCATGGATCGTTACTATCAGATTGTAAAGTGCTTCCGTGATGAAGATTTACGTGCTGACCGCCAGCCGGAATTTACCCAAATCGATTTGGAAACCACATTCCTTGATGCTAACGGCGTGATGAAGATTACTGAAGGCATGATTCGCGATTTGTTTATGAAGATGCTGGATGTGGATTTAGGTGACTTCCCGCGTATGACATACGCAGAAGCGATGCAGCGGTACGGCAGTGATAAGCCTGATTTGCGTAACCCCCTTGAGCTGGTGGATGTTGCAGATCTACTGAAAACTGTTGAGTTTAAAGTCTTCAGCGGCCCTGCAAATGATGACAAAGGGCGCGTAGCGGTTATCCGTGTACCTGGCGGTGCCAGTATGTCGCGTAAACAGATTGATGAGTACACTAAGTTTGCTGGTATCTATGGCGCGAAAGGACTGGCGTGGATAAAAATTAATGAGAAGGCACAAGGGCAGGAAGGCCTGCAATCGCCTATTCTGAAATTCCTTAGTGAAGATATCACCGATGCTATCATTGCGCGTACAGGTGCAGAGCAGGGCGATATCCTGCTGTTTGGTGCAGATAGCGCAACAGTCGTCACCGAAGCCATGGGCGCGTTACGTCTTAAACTGGGCGAAGACTTTGAACTGCTGGAAGGTGAATGGAAACCGTTATGGGTTGTCGACTTCCCCATGTTTGAGGAAGCTGACGGACAGATGCATGCACTGCATCACCCCTTTACTGCCCCTCGTGGTGTTGATGCTCAGGAATTAATCGATAATCCGTCAGAGGCGCTTTCCGATGCCTACGATATGGTACTTAATGGCGTTGAATTAGGCGGAGGCTCGGTCCGTATTCACGATCAGCAAATGCAGCAGGCGGTCTTTACCGTGCTGGGCATTGACGAAGAAGAAGCCCAAAACAAGTTTGGCTTCCTGTTAGAAGCGTTGCAGTTCGGCGCACCTCCTCACGCCGGGCTGGCGTTTGGTCTGGATCGTCTGGTTATGCTGATGACTGGCGCTACGTCTATTCGAGATGTGATGGCTTTTCCGAAAACCACAACTGCAGCCTGTCCGTTAACCGATGCGCCTAGTGCGGCAAATCCTCAGCAACTGGCAGACCTTGCCATTGATGTAGTTAAAAAAAGCACTGATTAA
- a CDS encoding DUF72 domain-containing protein, which yields MRNQHFPDHDLPAPLYLGLPIWQHPSWPALWLPQTQARNNALQAYAAHFSSVEGNSTFYALPDNATCQRWYESVPANFRFTFKIHQDVSHADNILINADTLGSQLSSLTDLKEKLGPLMLQLPARFSPARLDELAQFISKWPKAFCLAVEVRHPAFFEKGDAEKSLNKLLKDAGVNRVMMDTRALFSEQILSEAMLDAREKKPRLPLHVWASAGQPVVRFVGHDDDEINKQCLLPWVNKCHTWRMAGISPYVFLHRADNKDAPWLAHLFINLYNELYPEQALPEIGLSAQPDQQALF from the coding sequence ATGAGAAATCAACATTTCCCTGACCACGATTTGCCTGCACCACTTTATCTGGGCTTACCGATATGGCAGCACCCCAGCTGGCCTGCCCTGTGGTTGCCACAGACTCAGGCTCGAAACAATGCACTGCAGGCTTATGCTGCACACTTTAGCAGTGTAGAGGGTAACAGCACGTTTTATGCCCTGCCCGACAATGCGACCTGCCAGCGCTGGTATGAAAGTGTGCCAGCAAACTTCAGGTTTACATTTAAGATTCATCAGGACGTAAGCCACGCAGACAACATTTTGATTAATGCTGACACGCTGGGCTCTCAGCTTTCATCATTAACTGACTTGAAAGAAAAGCTGGGCCCGCTGATGCTTCAGCTGCCAGCACGCTTTTCGCCTGCGCGCCTGGATGAGCTGGCGCAGTTTATTTCAAAATGGCCCAAAGCGTTTTGTCTGGCCGTAGAAGTCCGTCATCCCGCTTTTTTTGAAAAAGGTGATGCCGAAAAATCGCTGAATAAACTATTAAAAGACGCCGGCGTGAATCGGGTGATGATGGATACCAGGGCCTTATTCAGCGAGCAGATATTGTCTGAGGCGATGTTAGATGCGCGTGAGAAAAAACCGCGTCTACCACTTCATGTATGGGCAAGTGCCGGGCAACCGGTTGTGCGGTTTGTCGGTCACGATGATGATGAGATTAATAAACAGTGTTTGTTGCCATGGGTGAATAAGTGTCATACGTGGCGGATGGCGGGAATATCGCCGTACGTGTTTTTACATCGTGCTGATAACAAAGATGCGCCATGGCTGGCGCATCTGTTTATTAATTTGTATAACGAGCTTTATCCTGAACAGGCGTTGCCGGAGATTGGTTTATCGGCGCAGCCTGACCAGCAGGCACTATTCTGA
- a CDS encoding sigma 54-interacting transcriptional regulator: MSESVKANPQLLLVDDDKSLLRLLTIRLEGEGFGVTAVEDGQAALKKIRSEEYDVVLSDLRMPGLDGLSLFEEIMGIRKDIPVILMTAHGTISDAVAATQRGVFGFLPKPVDHDELRNLLNKALSQSQAAQPGEWCQDIITRAPEMTNVLDQAYRIAQREVSVLISGASGTGKELLANAIHRASNRSDMPFVAINCGALPENLLESELFGHAKGAFTGAVQAAPGLFREANGGTLFLDEIGDMPMTLQVKLLRALQERQIRPVGSSKHVDIDVRIISATHKDLHKEMEEGTFREDLYYRLNVVNLKLPSLKERSEDIPLLARTLLQQSGQRHGVNVTQFSDDAMQHLVKSDWPGNVRQLVNVVEQCVALTQTPVIPLHLVEQALSATKQSWPTLTEARDAFEQQYLYKLLKMTDGNVTRAAELAGRNRTDMHKLMKKHELDAGDFRNSSE; this comes from the coding sequence GTGAGTGAATCCGTAAAAGCAAATCCGCAGTTATTGTTGGTGGATGATGATAAAAGTTTATTACGCCTGCTAACAATCCGTCTTGAGGGAGAAGGATTTGGTGTAACGGCGGTTGAAGACGGACAGGCAGCGTTAAAGAAGATTCGTAGTGAAGAATATGACGTTGTTCTTAGTGACCTGAGAATGCCTGGTCTGGACGGGCTGAGTCTGTTCGAGGAAATAATGGGAATTCGCAAGGATATCCCGGTTATTCTCATGACCGCTCACGGCACTATTTCTGACGCTGTTGCGGCGACCCAACGCGGTGTCTTCGGGTTTTTGCCCAAGCCGGTCGATCATGACGAACTGCGTAACCTGCTGAACAAAGCGTTAAGCCAGTCTCAGGCCGCGCAGCCAGGTGAATGGTGCCAGGATATCATCACCCGTGCTCCGGAAATGACCAACGTACTGGATCAGGCATACCGTATTGCCCAGCGCGAGGTTAGTGTATTGATAAGCGGTGCCAGTGGTACCGGTAAAGAGCTTCTGGCAAATGCAATTCACCGGGCCAGCAACCGTTCTGATATGCCGTTTGTAGCTATCAACTGCGGCGCATTGCCAGAGAATCTGCTTGAGTCTGAACTGTTTGGTCACGCCAAAGGCGCGTTTACCGGCGCCGTACAGGCAGCGCCGGGTCTGTTCAGAGAAGCCAACGGCGGCACACTGTTTCTGGATGAGATCGGCGATATGCCAATGACACTGCAGGTTAAATTACTGCGGGCATTGCAGGAGCGTCAGATTCGTCCGGTTGGCAGTAGTAAACATGTGGATATTGATGTACGCATTATCTCTGCAACGCATAAAGATTTGCACAAAGAGATGGAAGAGGGCACATTCCGCGAAGATTTGTACTACCGTCTTAACGTGGTAAACCTGAAATTGCCCTCGTTGAAAGAGCGCAGCGAAGATATTCCGCTTCTGGCCAGAACCTTATTACAGCAAAGTGGCCAGCGCCATGGTGTGAACGTTACCCAGTTCTCGGATGATGCCATGCAACACCTGGTTAAGTCTGACTGGCCGGGCAACGTAAGACAACTCGTGAATGTTGTAGAGCAATGCGTGGCGTTAACACAAACGCCGGTCATTCCTTTACACCTGGTAGAGCAGGCATTGTCAGCTACTAAACAGAGTTGGCCGACCCTCACCGAGGCAAGAGATGCCTTTGAACAGCAATATTTATACAAACTGCTTAAAATGACGGACGGTAATGTAACGCGAGCAGCTGAACTGGCTGGCCGAAACCGCACCGATATGCATAAATTAATGAAAAAACACGAGCTTGATGCAGGGGATTTCAGAAACTCCTCAGAATAG
- a CDS encoding sensor histidine kinase, with amino-acid sequence MRLGSLRQLTLASFVLALVPLIALLWQSQNDLAKVGQMTSVETRYVVNVVGLMQQLDEASIDLERALRQYAIIQNETVAELSDNAIVQFIDALKAICETLPQSSTCSTLKKDITQLKTFRNIDDTMLLSAYLNSLSNNVSAMRQDVDTAIQQRLAIQQEDLNAMQAKQAWSTAMLVSVSLLLILLGSQLIVNPVKKLKLIIRMLARQQGELPPLSTHAPSELIGVEKDLHWLSDRLQQLEHIRTALLRHAAHELKTPLASIKEGCSLLSENVVGELNTQQVEVLSLLTSSTQRLNTLVEKLLDYNLLLQQAQPTFTDVDPNQMVKDCLEDYALALQDREVTVDIRTSSIVVDEELYRRILDNLISNAVAHGAIGRPINLSIYQKDGNTVLDVANRGKRIAPDAVKRLFEPFTRGDDPRNDNVIGTGLGLSIVSDCAKLMHGDVSVVDVEDADVCFRVTIPREVKQ; translated from the coding sequence GTGCGACTCGGTTCTTTACGACAATTAACACTGGCCAGCTTTGTACTGGCACTGGTACCTCTCATTGCGTTGCTTTGGCAAAGTCAAAATGATTTAGCCAAAGTCGGACAGATGACCAGCGTCGAGACGCGGTATGTTGTCAATGTTGTAGGTTTGATGCAGCAACTTGATGAAGCGTCCATTGACTTGGAGCGCGCGCTTCGCCAATACGCCATCATTCAAAATGAAACGGTCGCTGAACTTAGTGACAATGCAATTGTTCAGTTTATTGATGCGCTCAAAGCTATTTGCGAAACGCTTCCGCAAAGCAGTACCTGTTCGACCTTAAAGAAAGATATCACCCAGCTTAAAACCTTTCGCAACATCGACGATACAATGTTGCTTAGTGCGTATTTAAATTCACTCAGTAATAATGTGTCTGCAATGCGACAGGATGTCGACACTGCCATTCAACAGCGCCTTGCCATTCAGCAGGAAGATTTAAACGCCATGCAGGCGAAACAGGCTTGGTCCACAGCCATGTTAGTCAGTGTGTCGCTGTTATTGATTTTGCTTGGAAGTCAGTTAATCGTTAATCCGGTTAAAAAGCTTAAACTCATCATTCGCATGCTGGCCCGTCAACAGGGGGAGTTGCCGCCACTATCTACCCATGCGCCATCAGAGCTCATCGGGGTGGAGAAAGATCTTCACTGGTTATCTGATCGCTTGCAGCAACTGGAGCACATTCGTACAGCATTACTCAGACACGCTGCGCACGAATTGAAAACGCCGCTTGCCAGTATTAAAGAAGGGTGTAGTTTGCTGTCAGAGAATGTCGTAGGTGAACTAAATACTCAGCAGGTGGAGGTGCTTTCTCTGCTGACATCCAGCACTCAACGATTAAATACACTGGTTGAGAAACTTTTAGATTATAATCTCCTGTTGCAACAGGCGCAGCCTACCTTCACCGATGTTGACCCTAATCAAATGGTCAAAGACTGCCTGGAAGACTATGCCCTTGCATTACAAGACCGTGAAGTAACGGTTGATATTCGCACCAGTAGCATCGTGGTGGATGAAGAGTTATACCGCCGCATTCTGGATAACCTGATTTCCAATGCTGTCGCGCATGGCGCGATTGGACGACCTATAAATTTGTCGATTTATCAAAAGGATGGCAATACAGTACTGGATGTGGCAAATCGGGGTAAACGGATTGCGCCGGATGCGGTCAAACGCTTGTTTGAACCATTTACCCGAGGTGATGACCCGCGCAACGACAATGTTATTGGAACAGGACTGGGATTATCCATTGTTTCAGATTGCGCAAAACTGATGCATGGCGATGTGTCAGTGGTTGATGTTGAAGATGCTGATGTGTGTTTTAGAGTGACTATCCCGCGTGAGGTAAAACAATAA